In Carnobacteriaceae bacterium zg-84, the genomic window TATCTACTGTAAATGCATCTTTTTCGTACACACTATTTGGTCCACCAGAAAAAATAATGCCTTTTACATTTCCTTTTGACATAATCTCCTCTGCCGTTAGTTTATGTGACACTAACTCTGAAAATACACCAAACTCACGGATACGTCGTGTAATTAACTGATTATATTGTGAACCAAAATCTAATACAATAATTTTTTCTAATTCGTTTAACGCCTTCATAACACCCTCCTCATCACTATATGCCTCATTATATCACGGTCTAATAATTCTTCAACAACACATAATCAATTAAATGATTTTCTGTTTTATGGAGCACCAAATCCGCTCTTGTTTTCGTCGGTAAAATAAACTCTACTAAATTTTTCAAATTCGTATTTTTCCAAACTTCCTTTGCCATAGCAATCGCGTCCTCTCGTTTTCCAATGGCATATTTATAATAATAATTACTCGGATTATTTTTTGCCAAATCCATTAACATTTCAAATCTCTGCAAGTACCACTTCTCTATATTCACAGGCTCAGCATCCACATAAATCGCCCAATCAAAAAAATCACTCACATAAATATCCCGATTAGGAGGCAGTTGCAACACATTGATTCCCTCAACAATCAACACATCAGGCTGCTGCACCGTTTGATACGTATCGGGAATAATATCATAAATTTCATGCGAATAAACAGGCGCCAGTACCGGCTCATCACTCGTTTTAACAGCCATTAAAAACGATACAAGACGCTCCATATCATAACTTTCTGGGAACCCCTTTT contains:
- a CDS encoding type I pantothenate kinase, giving the protein MEHYSQFSREAWKTFGVAYDIHLTEDTLKKLTSLNDRVSLDDVTDIYMPMVRLFDLYLKHHIEKQSSLQDFLHQSKRKVPFIIGISGSVSVGKSTTARLLQTMLQQLYPKKQIELMTTDGFLLTTATLKERGILDKKGFPESYDMERLVSFLMAVKTSDEPVLAPVYSHEIYDIIPDTYQTVQQPDVLIVEGINVLQLPPNRDIYVSDFFDWAIYVDAEPVNIEKWYLQRFEMLMDLAKNNPSNYYYKYAIGKREDAIAMAKEVWKNTNLKNLVEFILPTKTRADLVLHKTENHLIDYVLLKNY